The following DNA comes from Methanosarcina vacuolata Z-761.
GGGCTGTCAAAACTGACGGTAAGAGAATAAAGGCCTGCCTCTTTCAGTCTTCTGGCTCGCTCTTCGGTCAGCCCCACCCCTGAGGTAAACATGCCTGTAATGGCTTTTTCAGGGTCTACATATCTTATCAGGTCTTCAAGTCCAGGATAGGTTAGAGGTTCCCCTCCGTCAAAAATAACAAAAGTTGTGCCCATTTCGAGCACCTGGTCGATCGTAGATTTTACAATATCAGAGGCAAGCTTTTTCCTATTTTTCGTGTCAGGCAAGGCACAGTGAATACAGTTGTTAGGGCATTCTTCGGTGATAGAAATAGTTACCTGGTCCGGAATCATTTTTCCCAGAATAAAAGAAAGCTGGCTTTTTACCAGGCGATCAAAGCCCTTACTTGGCACCGGGGGCATCCAGGTTGAACAGATGAGCCTGTCGGCTTCGACCTTTGCAGGCTTTTCGCCTTCAAAAATTGAGAGGTTTTTCTCAAGAGTTTTTCTCATAAGGATGGACGCAGCCCCGCTGGTTTTCATCCTCATGTGTCCGTCTTCGATCTCGGCATAAACTCTAAAAAGAGGGCTTTTATAGAAATCGTATTGCATATTGTTCCTGCACCTGACATTTGATAATGTCCATATCGGTTCGTTCTCTTTTGCTCTTTTAAATTTCAGTTTATTTATTCCTGAGGAGTGCCCTGAACTTTAAGATCGCAGAGGGTTTTTTCTTTAGCATGAACGCAAAAACCTGCATAGCCTGCTCAACTGAACTTCCATGAATAAACGAGAGGTCCTCCTTTTCGAAGACCGTAGTCATCTCATCAATTTCCCTGTCCGTCATTTTTCTTAGAGTCTCAAGCCCTATTCGGCCCAGGTAGTGTTCGGCCAGAAACTCTTTTTCCCAGTTCTTCCGGTAAGCCAACAGGGCAGATTTTGAGACATCTCCTTTGCTTATGGCGTCTGCAGCGACATCTCCACATATCTGGCCTGCCCTCATTGCATAACCTATTCCCGACTGACCTGCTGCCCCGCCAACGACCATTATCCCGTCGGTTATGTAGTCACCTGGAATGGTCACAATAGGGTCTCCTCCTGACAGTTTTCTTACAACTTCAAGCTCGTCGAGCCCTTTAAGCTTTTTGAAATTTTCAACCCAGGCATTAAGGTAAGGCGTTGCATCAGTTCCGCACCGGCGCACATAGGCTCCGATTGCGGCATTATCTCCTCCTCTTGGAGAGTATGTAGTTTTCCAGCCTGGGGCATGATTCCCTACATAATACTCAAACATCTCTGGTTTCCCAAGTCCGGGACTTTTAATATCCAGTTCAATTCCCCAGGCAATATCTTCGGGATGTTTCATTGTTTTCAGGCCCACAAGGGAAGCCATTTTTGAATTTATGCCGTCGGAGATAATAACCAGTTTTGAGGTAAATACTCCGGCAGAAGTGTTGACAGTAAATTTATCTCCTTCCTTCTGAATATTCTGTACTTTCACTCCTGTTCGAATATCTACGCCGGTTTTCATTATTTTCTTTGCATAAAACTTGTCGAAAGCCGTTTTATCAATAGCGTATCCAGTAGTTTCAACTTCGACTGCCCTTCCTGACGGGGAAATAATCTTCATGCCTTTGAGATAATGCAGGACATAAGAAGGGTCTACCTTTTCTCCGCATTTATCGAGCATCCCCTTAAAAAAAGAGTTTGCAGGATGGGGAAGATGCCCTATTTCTTCTTTTTTTTCCAGCAAAAGGACCGCTGCTCCTTTCTCACAGGCGTTCCTTGCAGCCATCAGTCCTGCAGGAGATGCCCCTATTACGATAATATCCGCGTCCATTTTTTTTCTACCTGTTTTACCAGAGAATGGAGGTGTAGCCCCCTGCATAAATGCACAGCACTACGTCAAAAATCATTGATCCAAACATAATTGCCCTATAATTTGAACCATTAAGAAAGAGCCTGCCACCTCTCTCCGGGGTAGGATGTTTGATAAAATCGAGACACTGAGTAAGCATCCAGAGTCCTGAAGTAAGAGCTCCTGCAAAGTATACAGGTCCAAGACGAGCCGACCAGCCTATGATTAGTGAAGCGATGACTCCTACAATCCACCAGAAAGTAACGAATCTGGCAGTGAAAGGGATTCCAAAGGTTACGGGCATCGTTGGAGCACCTTTCATTCTGTCCCCTTCCACATCTCTGGAAACTCCTCCGAGGGTAAAAGCCCAGTCCGTAACGCAAATCATTAGCCCGAAACAAATAGCTGGTAAAGGAAGGATTACCCCATCGCTGCCTTTCAGGATTCCTGCAGGGTCAAAGGCAAGCCAGATACCCACGGGTACGAGTCCGTAAGAAATACCTACTGGCAAAAAACTGAGGAAAGTATTCCTTTTTGCAAAAATTGAATATATTGTGATAACTGAAGCCGCAATAATAAGGGTTACGAGAGACTCAGGGTTCAGGTAAGTGGCTGCTGCTCCCGCAATTACTAATAAAAAGATGGTATAAGCAAGCGCAGAACTTTTTGACACTCTCGAAGAGGGTAAGGGACGGCCAGGCAGGTTGATCGTGTCAATGTCTATATCACAGCAGTCATTGAAAACGTATGAGCTTGTAATGGCTGCAAAGCCACCTATTACCGCGATAATAAAGGGAATAAGCTCAGGAAGTCCTCCGGTCGCCAGGTAGGAAGCAAGGATTGCGCTTGAGGCAGGCAGGGTAAGGTCCATGTAGTAGAGTTCGGGTCTCAACAGCCGCAGATAAGGACTAAGCTCACCGATTCTTGCTGTAAGGGACAATAGTTTCACCTATACTTTTCTGGTTTGTACGAAAGTTTTTGTATAGAGCTTTGTATTTCAGCTCTTTTCCTGTTTAGAGGATTCTTTGCAGGTAATTCTATAAAGGTTTGCACCTCAAAAAAGTTTTCTTTTTATCTCTTTTGAGGCACATTTTGATTGCCAGTAGATTTAAGGATTTCAAGGGATCAGGAACTAAAAGTATCCGGTACTCTTAATCGGCTACCCAAAATTTATTTTTTTCCAATTTTTCCTGTATATTTATTCTTTTTTCCAATCTTTCCTGTATACCAGTTTTGCCCTTTTTGTTATTTCTTCAATTAGAGGGTGCTTGAATTCCTCCTCGCAAATAAAAGTAAACTCGGCTTCAGGGTTCAGGTCCATCAGTTTAAGAGTGTTTGAAAGAGCTGTATTGAGTGATTCGTAATCCGGGAATTTTGGAACTTCAGCATTGAAAGGATACACTTCTTCCATTTCGGTAGGAAACGCTCCAAAAGGTGCTTTGAAAGTAAGAATCTGGTCGTAATCTTTCTCTCCTTTTATTGGCCCTGTCCTAATAATTACCGAGCCTTGCAGGCTGAACCTATCCAGCCGTTTTCCAAAACGCATGACTTCGGGGCGGGAGGAGGACTCAGGTCCGCAGTAGAAGAAGGTGCCTTTTGTAGCCGGATCAAGCTGTTCAAGCCAGGAAGAGTGAGTGTAAAGCTTCTTCAGTCCATCCAGAAGTTTTGGATGGGCACGACAGCGCTGCTCCACAAGTTCGAGCAATTTCCCATCTTTTATGCACTGCTTAATCAGCCGGATTTCAGCAAAGGTCGCGTAAAGGTTGTGCCTTCCAAGAAGCTCTTCCCTGTTGTCGGCTTTTTTCAATTCTTCTGCCGTGTACTTTGAACAGACCGGACAGGAACAGGGCAGATAGTTCAGCTTTTCAACGTGGTAAGTTCCATTCACAGTAATATAGCGCCCGTCCTTGGCGTAAAGAGCATAGGCTGCCGAATCAAAAAGGTCACAGCCCATTGCTACTGCAAGGGCAAACATCATTGGGTGGCCTGCTCCAAAAAGATGGACCGGAGAAGCTGGAGAGAGCCCTTTTTTAGACGCAGCAATCACATCAACAAGTTCCGCATAACGGTAGGCTTCCATGAGCGGGACAACTGCTCCAAGCGGGTAAACTTCAAAATTAAGGTCTTTCAGGTGGGAAGCAGCTTTTTCCCTCAATTCAGGATATGTTGAACCCTGAACTGGCCCTGCAAGAAGCTGCTCGCCCTGGATAAACTTGCGTGCCGCTTCAAGGCGTTCAGCTGTGATTGCAAGTTCTTCTTCAGCCCGTCGGTAGTGGACATCAGGGGGCGTAGGGATATCCAGCGGAACAATAATGTCGCTTCCTATCTTTTGCTGGAACCCGAGAATTTCCTCATTCGTAACTTCGACGGACCCATATACAGAAAGCTGGAAAGAACCCGAATCCGTCATAATGGGACCATCAAAACCCAGAAGTCCATGCAGCCCTTTTTCCAGGGCGACACTTTTCAGTTCTTCCTTGCGGTAAATAATGTAAGAATTAGTAATCAGAATCTCTGCCCCGAAGTTTCGCATTTCTTTCGGGGGAATAAGCTGAATATTTGGATTAATCACAGGCATAACGGTAGGCGTCTCAATAGTCCCATGGGGAGTCCTGAGCCTTCCTATCCTTCCGCCTGCATCCTTGTCGAGTATTTCAAATATTGCTGACATGCCGGCGTTATAGATGTCTCTCAGATATATTTATCTTTGGGGAATAGCGAGAAGCCAGGGTAATTCTAGTAAATCACCTGAGCTTCCTCATCGATCTCAAATGAAGAGCTGAATCACCTGTATCAAGGATTTATGTTTCCCCTGTTTTTTCTTGTTTTTTCCTTGTTTTTTCTTTTCTTTTTCTTTTCTTTTTCTCATCTTAATCTTCTTTAGCTCGCGGCATGGCAATAATCTCACGAACCTGAAGAGAGAAGAAATCTCCGCTGTGGGCTGGCCTGAGTACTAGGGCTACGTCTGCACCATGCCTTGTGCCTCCTATCGCTATGATCTCTGTGTTGTCGGAAACCGGGATATGGCCTGAGTCGGCTGCCATAACTGCGACCTCAATGGCTACCTTGAAGCCTTTTCCGAAGAGAGATCTGAGGGTGTCCGAAACGACTTCTACTCTGGAAAATCCCCCGAATTTTTTTGTGATTGAGCGCTCGACTCCTGAGAATATATGTGATTGAGTTGTTATTACCGCCCCAAGGTCTTCAAGTTTCTTTTTGTATTCCTCTTCTACTTCCCATTCGCCTTTCTTATTCTGCCCGTACTGGTGGCTTATTCCAATAACTTTTATGCCGCTGCCCTTTACAGCCTCTGCCATTTTTAGTGCGGTTTTTCCGCTGGTGCTTGCCACCACAATATGGGATATTTGAAGTTCTGCCGCTCTTGTCGCTGCTGCTGTAATAACGGCGTCTGTATTTGACTCTCCTACACTGTCAAAATAGAGAATAGATTTTTCCATGATTTTTCTCTTCCTGTGTTCGAATTTTTCTTTCGATTAGCTCTTTTACTGTATCCGGATGTTTCTTTCGATTAGCTCTTTTACTGTATCCGGATGTTTCTTTCGATTAGCTCTCTTCCTGTGTCCGGATGTTTTTTATATGAAATGTTTTCCCATATTCGGATGTTTCTTTCCATGAACTCTTTTACTGTTTTCTTTTACTGTTTTTCTTGTGTATTATGTTTTTTTCGTTTGCGTTTTTTATCGAATCAGGTTTCTGTTAAGTTTTAAAGTTGAAAGTGAAGATTTGAATTTATTATCTTTCTTTATCAGAGTTATTTTTCTCTATCAGGAGAAAAGATATATATTAAAAAGATTCTCTTTTTATCAAAAAGAGAGTTCGGTGGTCAGAGCCTCGGGTTCATTGTATATTTCTTATTATATGCGTTCAGGGGTTAACGTAGATCGGACTGCTGAGAATCTTGTTTATCTAGGATTAGCTCAGATATAATCATAGGGGTTGTATTTCTCTGAGGTGGTTACTTGTCAAATACAGATTATGACAACAACGACGTGAAGATTATTACCAAACCTGTGCAGTCAAAAAATCCTGTTTTGATTGAAGGTTTTCCCGGAATCGGACTTGTGGGGAATATTGCAAGTCAACATATGATAGAAGAATTGAAAATGGAATACATTGGCTCTATTGAATCAAGGTATTTCCCCTCGATTGCAGTACTTTACGAGGGGCTTATAAATATGCCTGTGAGGATTTATGAAAGCGTGGAACATAACCTGATTGTTGTAATTTCCGATATCCCAATCAGTCACACTGTCTCCTACGATGTTAGTAATGCTCTGGTGGACTGGGCTGAGTCTATTAACGTAAGAGAAATTGCTTCCATTGCAGGAATTGCCATAATGGACGGAGGGCATAAAGTCTTTGGGGCAGCCACCACCCCGGAGATGCTGAATAAAATTAAGGAAAAAGTAGAAGTTTTCCAGATGGGAACTATCTCCGGGATTTCAGGTAGTGTAATGGCTGAATGTCTGCTGCGTGGAATTCCTGCATTTAGCCTGCTTGGTGCTACCAGGACCCAGAACCCTGACCCAAGAGCTGCTTCTGCTGTTGTCGAAGTTTTAAACGAGCTATATGGGCTTTCAATAAGTACAGTTCGGCTTATAGAGCAAGCTGAACGCATAGAGGTCGAACTCCAGAGGCTTGCTGAAGATGTTCAGACTTCAGAGCAGAAAGGAGAAGTAAAGAAGGAGTTCCCAATGTACGGGTGATCCCATGGAGTACATCGCGTTAACAGGAATTGCTGATTCTCTTATCGAGGTCTTGAAGAAACACAATCTCAGGACTCTTGAGATTCGGAGTCCTCAAAACTTCGTAGGAGTACTCGGGCTCAATGCAGGAGATAGCGTTCTCCTGACCTCCACCAGCCTTCAGGATCTCACGAATGGGACTCAGGGTCTCATAGCAAAGGTTGTACAGAAGCAGATCTCGGTTCATTCCATTGTCAGTTCGAACGATTTCTACATTGAAGAACGAGAAGCTATGTCAGCCCGTATCCAGCTTCAGTGCAGGTGTATGGCAAGGGTAAGAAATGTTATTTCAAGCGAGCTTGGGAAACCAGTCCTGGTAGACGCCAGGGAAATTTCTTGCTATGAAGCCAGATAACAATTTTCGGCTCTTCGTTGTTTTGTGTGGCTATCCTCATAATGTCCCCATAAAAACCAATGCGGCCTTGAATTGAAAATCATCTTATCCATAGGGAATGGCGAAGAACCCAATTCACCTTTCACTTTAGCAATTCAGTATCATTCAGTATATAAACTCAAAAACGTCTTTTTTGAATTTTTTAGATTTTTTTGGTTTTGGAAACCCTGAAGTTATGATTTGTTTCCTAAATGATTTAAAAAAGATTTGAAAACTCTTCTAAATAACTGTCCTGAAATTAAAAAAGAAAGTTTCAGGAATGCTGAAAATTTTCGGCACTCCTGGATTTATACTTCAAATTTACATCATATCTTCAGGCATTCCGCCGCCTGGCATTGCTCCCGGACCACCCATTTTGGCTGGACTGGACGAGGCAATTACATCATCGATTCTGAGAATCATAATTGCGGCTTCGGTGGCTGCATTGATTGCCTGGGTCTTGATCCTGAGAGGTTCGACAACGTTATTTTCGAACATGTCCTCGATCTTGCCGGTGTAAACATTGAGTCCGGCACGCTTGTTTCCTTTCTCGTGCTGGGAGCGCATTTCTACAAGCATATCGATTGGGTCAAGTCCTGCATTTTCTGCAAGGGTACTGGGAATAATCTCGAGAGACTCGGCGAATTTCATTACAGCAAGCTGCTCCCTGCCTTTAAGGGTTGCTGCGTATTCCTTGAGCCTGAGGGACAGTTCTATTTCTGGAGAGCCGCCACCCACAACGATCTTCTGGTCTTCGAGAGCAACGCCCACTACTCTGAGAGCGTCTTCGAGTGCTCTTTCAATTCCTTCCACGACATGCTCGGTTCCGCCGCGCAGAAGAATTGAGGTAGCTTTGCTGTCCTTGCAACCTGTAACGAATGTCATCCTTGAGCCTGTAACGTCTTTTTCCTCTACAAGCCCTGCATAGCCAAGGTCAGATTCCTCAATTTCGTCAAGGCTGGTGATAATTTTTGCGTCAGTTGCACGGGAAAGTTTATCCATGTCGCTCTTCTTCACCCTGCGCATGCCAAAGATCCCTGCTTTTGTCAGGTAATACTGAGCAAGGTCATCGATTCCTTTCTGGCAGAAGACAACGTTTGCGCCTGTCCTGATTACCTTGTCCACAATTTCCTTGAGCATTGCTTCTTCCTGGTCTAAGAAGAGCTGCATCTGGTCAGGAGTGGTGATCTTTATTTCGGCTTTAGTCTCGGTTTTCTTGAGCTCAATTGGTACGCTTAAGAGCAGGACTTTTGCGTTCTCCACTACTTCTGGCATGGCTGGGTGGACACGTTCTTTGTCGACAATTACACCCTCAACAATCTCAGAGTCCTTGATGCTTCCGCCGGGTCTCTTCTCGACTTTGATATCCTCGATGTCCACAGTGATTTTTCCATCTTCGCTTTTCTCAGCAACCGACTTAACGGCCTCGACTGCAAGCCTGGAAAGATGTTCCTTGTTAGCCTCTGCACCCTTTCCTGTTATGGCTGTGGATGCGAGTTTTTCTAGAGTTTCGGTATCTTCAGGAGATGCACTGATAGTGATTGTCTCTAATATCTTTGTAGCCTGATCTGATGCAAGCCTGTAGCCACTTGCAATGACTGTTGGGTGGACTCCGCTTTCCAGCAGGTCTTCTGCTTTTGTCAAGAATTCCCCTGCAAGTACGGCTGCGGTGGTGGTCCCATCTCCGACTTCTGCATCCTGGGTCTTGGCTACTTCTACGATCATCTTTGCACCTGGGTGCTCGATGTCCATTTCTTTGAGGATTGTTGCTCCGTCATTGGTGATAACAACATCACCCATGGAGTCTACAAGCATCTTGTCCATACCCTTGGGTCCAAGAGTGGTTCTTACTGCTTCAGCAACTGCCTTTGCGGCCATAATATTGTTGTGCTGGGCATCGGAACCATGAGTTCTCTTGCTGCCTTCTCTTAAAATAAAGATCGGTTGTGCTGCCAAGCTTTAATCTCCTTTTAATGATATGAATTTCTATGAATTTTTATTAGTTGTATTCCTGAGCACGTTACCTTTGTGCGTATTTCCTATTCTTAATGCAAGCACTTCTATATAAGAATTTCTCCGGAGCGTAATATCTCAATTTAAAAAAAGGGTCTCCTGAATCTCTTAATACCTTTTTCGGTTCTTCTTCCAGGTGTATTAAGAGTCTATCCAAAAAGTCAATAATGGCTTTTGTAATAGTTATAATAGGTTTATAATATCGTGTATTCTTTCCTATCATGCGTATTGCCGATTGTTAAGGTTTTGTAGGTCAAGCGCTCTTCGAATAGTATCTAAGCTCCATGTTTTTAATAAAGAGCAATTATTTATAAGCGGGGATATATTATTAATCTATTATATTAAGCCATTATATTACACATTTCAATTTTTGATACTTTTGTATAATTTCAACTCACAAAAGTATAATTATAATAATCTAGCAAAATGGCTACTATCCAGTGATTGTTGTCCCAATTTGACAGGGGGTCGGAATGTCAGTTATATTAATCTTCTATACTCAATTTTTATGTTAATCAGTTTTATATTCTTGAATCAGTATGTTCAGTTGAATCAAATGAACAAGTTCGTCCAGGGGGTATGGAATGAATCTCAAATTGATAGTTTCTCTACTGTTGATGTGTTTAGTTTTTTCTCTTGGATCTGCTCAAGCACAGATGTGGAGGAATAGTTGTGAGCCTGTGAAGGTATCTGGTATTACACTTGATACGTTTGAGTGCATGAAGAAAAAGCTTCAAGACTACGGCATTGACGTTCCACCGGGAAACAAAGGAGAACTTTCGGGAAAAGGGATTATTGGAAGTTTTGAATGGGATGGAAAATCTGATCTTACTCTCATAATTACGAAAAAACCTTTTTTTATTAGCTGTAGAACAGCAGATCGGGAAATAACAAAATTCATAGATGAATGCAAAATTTTGTGAGAAATAGCTTGATTTAAATGTGTGGGCGAGAAGAAACTGGTGCCATGAAAATTTAATTGTGAAACATTAAAGGGCATAGGTACTCATAGCAAACCTATATTATCAAGTTCCTTGAGTAAAGAAATTCTGCGTTTATTCAGGTGGTTCATAACTTAATTTTCACGACACTAGATACTTTTTATTAGTTTTTGATTTTTGATCTTTCTAATTAGTGCCATCATTTTTCCTATTGATTATGAATTCTTTCTGATGGAATATTGGGTATCAATCAGAGAAACAAGGGTATGTAAAATTTCAACTTATTGTTATATTTAGTAAGACTGTTCTGTTTAGTAAGACTGTTCCGTTTAGTAAGACTGTTCTGTTTAGTAAGACTGTTCTGTTTAGTAAGACTGTTCTGTTTAGTAAGACTGTTCTGTTTAGTAAGACTGTTCTGTTTTTATATGTACATCTAAAAAGTAGGAGATTTTTTGGAAATATACTATTTGTTGAGTAAATATATGATAACGTTGACTGAATAACCTCAACATTTAATTTATATCGGTTTCTTATTTATATTTCTCTAGATATTATATTAGATAAATACAATCTCCTTGTTGATACAATTTGAAATCACCTTCATTGGCGCGTAAAAGAATTATAAATCAAACAGATGTATATGTAAAATTGTATCAAATTTATCAAAATGTTGAAAGTGGACAAACTCCACAAATTCCACAGAAAACAGACCGATATACGTCTACAGAAAAATACGTCCACAGAAAACAAACCAATATACGGGGGAAAAATCAAATGCAGGAAAGTGCTACTGAAGTACATAATGCGATTCAGAAAGCTTTACAAGCTTTTCAAGATATGAAATATCCTGTTACGAAATGGCAACTTATTGATAAAGCTAAAAGTCTTAATGCCCGTAACGAAGTAATACAAGCTATTGAAAACATTCCAGACAAGGAATACCACAGCTCT
Coding sequences within:
- a CDS encoding radical SAM protein, whose product is MQYDFYKSPLFRVYAEIEDGHMRMKTSGAASILMRKTLEKNLSIFEGEKPAKVEADRLICSTWMPPVPSKGFDRLVKSQLSFILGKMIPDQVTISITEECPNNCIHCALPDTKNRKKLASDIVKSTIDQVLEMGTTFVIFDGGEPLTYPGLEDLIRYVDPEKAITGMFTSGVGLTEERARRLKEAGLYSLTVSFDSPYEDKHDYVRGRKGVFNSAVEAVKNGLKAGLLVNIYVVLSRDNVNELEELYVLASELGVHELSFYEIVPTGRWMDHASEIMTPKDLRKFENFVSGAREKEGPRIFPIPQVMKTTGCMAGRKWLHITPEGNILPCACIPIPYGNVHRDRIKDVWKKIRKDPAYNAKCCLMRNPEFREKYLKLSE
- a CDS encoding NAD(P)/FAD-dependent oxidoreductase, yielding MDADIIVIGASPAGLMAARNACEKGAAVLLLEKKEEIGHLPHPANSFFKGMLDKCGEKVDPSYVLHYLKGMKIISPSGRAVEVETTGYAIDKTAFDKFYAKKIMKTGVDIRTGVKVQNIQKEGDKFTVNTSAGVFTSKLVIISDGINSKMASLVGLKTMKHPEDIAWGIELDIKSPGLGKPEMFEYYVGNHAPGWKTTYSPRGGDNAAIGAYVRRCGTDATPYLNAWVENFKKLKGLDELEVVRKLSGGDPIVTIPGDYITDGIMVVGGAAGQSGIGYAMRAGQICGDVAADAISKGDVSKSALLAYRKNWEKEFLAEHYLGRIGLETLRKMTDREIDEMTTVFEKEDLSFIHGSSVEQAMQVFAFMLKKKPSAILKFRALLRNK
- a CDS encoding UbiA prenyltransferase family protein; translation: MSLTARIGELSPYLRLLRPELYYMDLTLPASSAILASYLATGGLPELIPFIIAVIGGFAAITSSYVFNDCCDIDIDTINLPGRPLPSSRVSKSSALAYTIFLLVIAGAAATYLNPESLVTLIIAASVITIYSIFAKRNTFLSFLPVGISYGLVPVGIWLAFDPAGILKGSDGVILPLPAICFGLMICVTDWAFTLGGVSRDVEGDRMKGAPTMPVTFGIPFTARFVTFWWIVGVIASLIIGWSARLGPVYFAGALTSGLWMLTQCLDFIKHPTPERGGRLFLNGSNYRAIMFGSMIFDVVLCIYAGGYTSILW
- the tgtA gene encoding tRNA guanosine(15) transglycosylase TgtA, with product MSAIFEILDKDAGGRIGRLRTPHGTIETPTVMPVINPNIQLIPPKEMRNFGAEILITNSYIIYRKEELKSVALEKGLHGLLGFDGPIMTDSGSFQLSVYGSVEVTNEEILGFQQKIGSDIIVPLDIPTPPDVHYRRAEEELAITAERLEAARKFIQGEQLLAGPVQGSTYPELREKAASHLKDLNFEVYPLGAVVPLMEAYRYAELVDVIAASKKGLSPASPVHLFGAGHPMMFALAVAMGCDLFDSAAYALYAKDGRYITVNGTYHVEKLNYLPCSCPVCSKYTAEELKKADNREELLGRHNLYATFAEIRLIKQCIKDGKLLELVEQRCRAHPKLLDGLKKLYTHSSWLEQLDPATKGTFFYCGPESSSRPEVMRFGKRLDRFSLQGSVIIRTGPIKGEKDYDQILTFKAPFGAFPTEMEEVYPFNAEVPKFPDYESLNTALSNTLKLMDLNPEAEFTFICEEEFKHPLIEEITKRAKLVYRKDWKKE
- a CDS encoding pyruvate kinase alpha/beta domain-containing protein, whose protein sequence is MEKSILYFDSVGESNTDAVITAAATRAAELQISHIVVASTSGKTALKMAEAVKGSGIKVIGISHQYGQNKKGEWEVEEEYKKKLEDLGAVITTQSHIFSGVERSITKKFGGFSRVEVVSDTLRSLFGKGFKVAIEVAVMAADSGHIPVSDNTEIIAIGGTRHGADVALVLRPAHSGDFFSLQVREIIAMPRAKED
- a CDS encoding proteasome assembly chaperone family protein; this encodes MSNTDYDNNDVKIITKPVQSKNPVLIEGFPGIGLVGNIASQHMIEELKMEYIGSIESRYFPSIAVLYEGLINMPVRIYESVEHNLIVVISDIPISHTVSYDVSNALVDWAESINVREIASIAGIAIMDGGHKVFGAATTPEMLNKIKEKVEVFQMGTISGISGSVMAECLLRGIPAFSLLGATRTQNPDPRAASAVVEVLNELYGLSISTVRLIEQAERIEVELQRLAEDVQTSEQKGEVKKEFPMYG
- a CDS encoding DUF473 domain-containing protein, which produces MEYIALTGIADSLIEVLKKHNLRTLEIRSPQNFVGVLGLNAGDSVLLTSTSLQDLTNGTQGLIAKVVQKQISVHSIVSSNDFYIEEREAMSARIQLQCRCMARVRNVISSELGKPVLVDAREISCYEAR
- the thsA gene encoding thermosome subunit alpha, translated to MAAQPIFILREGSKRTHGSDAQHNNIMAAKAVAEAVRTTLGPKGMDKMLVDSMGDVVITNDGATILKEMDIEHPGAKMIVEVAKTQDAEVGDGTTTAAVLAGEFLTKAEDLLESGVHPTVIASGYRLASDQATKILETITISASPEDTETLEKLASTAITGKGAEANKEHLSRLAVEAVKSVAEKSEDGKITVDIEDIKVEKRPGGSIKDSEIVEGVIVDKERVHPAMPEVVENAKVLLLSVPIELKKTETKAEIKITTPDQMQLFLDQEEAMLKEIVDKVIRTGANVVFCQKGIDDLAQYYLTKAGIFGMRRVKKSDMDKLSRATDAKIITSLDEIEESDLGYAGLVEEKDVTGSRMTFVTGCKDSKATSILLRGGTEHVVEGIERALEDALRVVGVALEDQKIVVGGGSPEIELSLRLKEYAATLKGREQLAVMKFAESLEIIPSTLAENAGLDPIDMLVEMRSQHEKGNKRAGLNVYTGKIEDMFENNVVEPLRIKTQAINAATEAAIMILRIDDVIASSSPAKMGGPGAMPGGGMPEDMM
- a CDS encoding DUF2795 domain-containing protein, which gives rise to MKSPSLARKRIINQTDVYVKLYQIYQNVESGQTPQIPQKTDRYTSTEKYVHRKQTNIRGKNQMQESATEVHNAIQKALQAFQDMKYPVTKWQLIDKAKSLNARNEVIQAIENIPDKEYHSSSDVLQEFKGIQNVMQAFRDVKFPATRNQLVEEAKKLNARSEVINILESCSDREYTNFSDVIKECKGKGELAKPR